A window of the Chloroflexota bacterium genome harbors these coding sequences:
- a CDS encoding asparaginase — translation MSARKPTAVIITTGGTIASRPDPVTGAVVPAVSGEDLVSAVPGLSHVANVEVRAYRNVLGPALEPEDLFAIGRMAVDALKQDAVDGVVVTSGTGIIEEGSYLCDLLNTTDKPLVWTGAQFSADMWDTDGPRNLLNSVRVAVDPEARGMGAVVCFNQEINAARDVIKHHKSNMHTFTSLDVGILGRADEDRVVFVRRPARRRAFDVARIEPNVDFIKIVAGSDDRFFRASIAAGAKGIVVESFPGVGILSPRTLPGALAAREAGIPVVLTTRSIQGRTIPKYGGEIGARDLIRHGIILAGDLAPSKAHVLLMVLLAVTQDNERLRELFADAAP, via the coding sequence GTGAGCGCGCGCAAACCGACGGCCGTGATCATCACCACGGGCGGCACGATCGCGTCCAGGCCCGACCCGGTGACCGGCGCCGTCGTGCCGGCGGTCTCGGGCGAGGACCTCGTCAGCGCCGTCCCCGGGCTCTCACACGTGGCGAACGTCGAGGTGCGCGCCTACAGGAACGTCCTCGGGCCCGCGCTCGAGCCCGAGGACCTGTTCGCCATCGGCCGAATGGCGGTCGACGCGTTGAAGCAGGACGCCGTCGATGGCGTGGTCGTCACGTCGGGCACCGGCATCATCGAGGAGGGCAGCTACCTCTGCGATCTCCTCAATACGACGGATAAGCCCCTCGTCTGGACGGGCGCCCAGTTCAGCGCCGACATGTGGGACACCGATGGCCCCCGCAACCTGCTCAACTCCGTTCGCGTGGCCGTTGATCCGGAAGCGCGAGGCATGGGCGCCGTCGTCTGTTTCAACCAGGAGATCAATGCCGCCCGCGACGTCATCAAGCACCACAAGAGCAACATGCACACCTTCACGTCCCTCGACGTCGGCATCCTCGGCCGCGCGGACGAGGACCGGGTCGTCTTCGTGCGCCGGCCGGCGCGGCGCCGCGCCTTCGACGTGGCCCGGATCGAGCCGAACGTGGACTTCATCAAGATCGTCGCCGGAAGCGACGATCGCTTCTTCCGCGCATCCATCGCCGCCGGCGCGAAAGGGATCGTGGTGGAGTCATTCCCCGGGGTGGGGATTCTCTCGCCGCGGACCCTCCCCGGCGCGCTGGCCGCCCGCGAGGCCGGTATTCCGGTCGTGCTGACGACCCGGTCGATTCAGGGGCGGACCATTCCGAAATACGGCGGGGAGATCGGCGCGCGGGACCTCATTCGGCACGGAATCATCCTGGCGGGCGATCTCGCCCCCAGCAAGGCCCACGTCTTGCTGATGGTGCTCCTGGCCGTCACTCAGGACAACGAGCGATTGCGCGAGCTGTTCGCGGACGCCGCGCCCTGA
- a CDS encoding Rid family hydrolase, with amino-acid sequence MRQSHQLVINGQLQGFAKGVNAEGRFAFVSGVTGRGATIGDQAEDCWNTIKERVESLGGRVENIVQRMTFVTSIADWQAEGGPRQRAWLQKNCPSLIENPPAGTLIGCVGLAQPEYKVEIQVVVALD; translated from the coding sequence ATGCGCCAGAGTCACCAACTCGTCATCAATGGACAGCTTCAAGGGTTCGCCAAGGGTGTGAACGCAGAGGGCCGTTTCGCCTTTGTGTCGGGCGTCACCGGGCGAGGGGCGACCATAGGCGACCAGGCCGAGGACTGCTGGAACACGATCAAGGAGCGGGTCGAGTCGCTGGGCGGTCGGGTCGAGAACATCGTGCAGCGCATGACGTTCGTCACCAGCATCGCGGATTGGCAGGCGGAAGGCGGCCCGCGTCAACGAGCCTGGCTGCAGAAGAATTGCCCGTCCCTGATCGAAAATCCGCCCGCTGGTACGCTGATCGGCTGCGTGGGGCTGGCCCAGCCTGAGTACAAGGTCGAGATCCAGGTCGTCGTGGCCCTCGACTGA
- a CDS encoding asparaginase, translated as MQSAPLVSVSRGSQIESVHCGSIAVCDTEGKLVAVVGDPERLTYLRSSAKPFQAMAVVETGAVDRFAMTEAEIALIASSHSGEPRHTRSVAGLLARAGLAADDLQCGAHPPLHAHTRATLEASGQPPTALHHNCSGKHCGMLCACVHQGWDARTYLRPDHPMQRRNLALIADAASLPARDIAIAIDGCGVPTFGMPLRSFATAFARLARHDTLGSHDEAGRRVATAMLAHPEMVAGEGRFDTALMERAGGRVLVKSGAEGCCGISLPERGWGIALKIEDGNARAVPSAAVATLRAVNVLTEADESALADFARPPIRNYRGEIVGEIAATFRLDLAR; from the coding sequence GTGCAGAGCGCCCCGCTCGTCAGCGTTTCCCGAGGATCGCAGATCGAATCGGTGCACTGCGGTTCTATCGCCGTCTGCGACACCGAGGGAAAGCTGGTTGCCGTTGTAGGCGATCCCGAGCGGCTGACCTATTTGCGCTCCTCGGCGAAACCGTTTCAGGCAATGGCCGTTGTCGAGACCGGCGCCGTGGATCGGTTCGCGATGACCGAGGCCGAGATCGCGCTGATCGCCTCATCTCACAGCGGCGAGCCCCGGCACACGCGGTCCGTCGCAGGGTTGCTGGCGCGCGCTGGACTGGCGGCTGATGATCTCCAGTGCGGCGCTCACCCCCCGCTTCATGCCCACACCCGCGCAACGCTCGAGGCGTCTGGCCAGCCGCCGACTGCGCTCCACCACAACTGCTCGGGGAAGCATTGCGGCATGCTGTGCGCCTGCGTTCACCAGGGCTGGGACGCCCGGACCTATCTCCGTCCCGACCACCCCATGCAGCGGCGCAACCTCGCCCTCATTGCGGACGCGGCGTCCCTGCCCGCCCGGGACATCGCCATCGCCATCGATGGATGCGGCGTACCGACCTTCGGGATGCCCCTCCGGTCCTTCGCCACGGCATTCGCGCGGCTAGCGCGCCACGATACCCTTGGGTCACACGACGAAGCCGGGCGGCGCGTCGCCACCGCCATGCTCGCCCATCCCGAGATGGTTGCGGGCGAGGGCCGCTTCGACACGGCGCTGATGGAGCGCGCTGGCGGCCGCGTCCTCGTCAAGTCGGGCGCGGAAGGGTGCTGCGGGATCAGCCTGCCGGAGCGAGGCTGGGGAATCGCCCTCAAGATCGAGGACGGAAACGCGCGAGCGGTGCCGTCTGCGGCCGTTGCGACGCTCCGCGCCGTGAACGTGCTCACCGAGGCTGACGAGTCAGCCCTGGCAGACTTCGCCCGGCCGCCAATCCGGAACTACCGAGGCGAGATCGTCGGTGAGATAGCTGCGACGTTTCGTCTCGATTTGGCACGATGA